One Spinacia oleracea cultivar Varoflay chromosome 4, BTI_SOV_V1, whole genome shotgun sequence DNA segment encodes these proteins:
- the LOC130459414 gene encoding uncharacterized protein — translation MIVCSFVINDFDLLESSKYIFSLHIVPESLKNNDGALNKSSEKGTPIPNREEEDFKTPKVPEADSQDNVITPSVYLRDEEDVPTKTKKDEEDVPTTSQIPATMKRIKNVPIVLRSPFLTQYSHLLEASDKLSQEDKDLKCILDYAIGEGDPSELVYYDKWNLITRANMQTLGGDVWVENNIIDTFAKLLNDDRDQCVKSNMKFYFSTIPYNMLLQNDAYGGTQDSQGTEQKRFQNFVDSIKHEMSVANVSSLKGYHLVKMFFFFAKCSFFLEILCNTTFKFGRFVNYYLIIFFFNFSTL, via the exons atgatCGTTTGTTCTTTTGTTATAAATGATTTTGATCTTTTAGAATCTtcaaaatatattttctctCTGCATATAGTACCTGAGAGTTTGAAGAACAATGATGGTGCATTGAACAAAAGCAGTGAAAAAGGGACACCAATCCCTAATCGTGAAGAAGAAGATTTTAAGACCCCAAAAGTTCCTGAAGCAGATTCCCAGGATAATGTGATAACTCCATCAGTGTATCTGAG AGATGAAGAGGATGttccaacaaaaacaaaaaaagatgaAGAGGATGTTCCAACTACAAGTCAAATCCCTGCCACAATGAAAAGAATCAAGAATGTCCCTATAGTGTTACGGTCACCGTTTTTAACTCAGTATTCACATTTACTTGAGGCTAGTGACAAACTAAGCCAAGAGGACAAGGATTTGAAATGCATTCTTGATTATGCAATTGGAGAGGGTGATCCTAG TGAGTTGGTGTACTATGACAAATGGAACTTAATTACAAGAGCTAATATGCAAACCCTAG GTGGGGATGTTTGGGTGGAAAATAATATCATTGACACATTTGCAAAACTGTTGAATGATGATCGAGACCAGTGCGTAAAGTCGAACATGAAATTCTACTTTTCGACAATCCCTTAC AATATGCTGTTACAAAACGACGCATATGGTGGGACACAAGATAGCCAAGGAACTGAGCAGAAGAGGTTTCAGAATTTTGTGGATTCCATTAAGCATGAAATGTCAGTTGCAAATGTTTCATCTCTAAAGGGATACCATCTGgtaaaaatgttctttttctttgctaaatgttctttttttttggaaattttgtgcaacactacctttaagtttggacgttttgtgaattactaccttataatttttttttttaatttttctaccttataa
- the LOC130472129 gene encoding uncharacterized protein, which yields MKTTGSGPKDKGKGIMPTNRQGGSQIRNEQLGYIDLAIWMGGKFVFNKGETDYVGGKLYTRLTVWLHELTVFSLRELVMKGMSGTIGRIIENFSVWFRLHGMNLTKGRKIIHTHDDIGRLLETKDGSNRVILYIIEESKPAFIGPSVTYQTANFKPPRPLKQATQSNPSGPQRTLTQPITTKPAGPSTVTLKQVKMEPLQSKFSLVRRSPRLGFDPDVIYMGKGTGPSENPSTVKEPNKTQLKKPIASATVKASVPKPIPSNISSVDPHTPSTEPTEIPPHTTTTPTKPLKTPLPANPPLLSPDLKTSTPRRKSVAQKGKKVKGKAGKVGKKKGKGKKKDPGDCLFENDEFGDWSESDSDFSDLDVEFEPGEEDRKQLEEDELFCEPLSTVLRGNKRVDKVAAPEVEEQVDLEHEVDYDSEELRSLCGSDDEVDPYPTFNPESDFKKKIVLSLGLKFPSVHAVRKAIRYHSIENHYDYYLLHNGRKRVSVYCRYRCSFPWDKKHAKLVKCVCDDPHKCRFKIHVKKLRMEETFQIKSLRLKHTCGVVHSSSKITSEWLAEKYLEEWRSEPYWRLVKFRERVYKETGLHIGYYKSWFARARAKLILYGDAADEYAAVYDYGYAILQYNPGSSAYVQCQIRDNPTPFFQRLYVCFEALKVGFKNGCRPLIGVDGCHLKGAHPGMILVAVSKDGNNNIFPVAWAVVEVENADSWTWFLDLLMKDIGHHDGEGLTLMSDRQKGLLDAISVVSSKAEVRFCARHIWANFKNKFSGTAYKDLFWAAARSTTKHWHDSYMAEIKELNEDAYNYLSDIPPVHWCRHAFGSNSRSNMLLNNLCETFNAVIREARDKPIITCLDWIRRYVMRRNAEKWEGIQKYEGRFMPFVEKVLAWVYEASLNCIVCPSRLDEWEVETAFDRHVVDLKELTCTCFRWELTGIPCPHAYACIVKKRWRPEDFVHECYSKAKYFATYSPHIKPMPGMKQWKKTDLPRPLPPLLRKMPGRPKSHKRKKEAGEDADERFVKRGKKPNNCSNCKQPGHNKRKCNNPPGVIQPKEPGRDPSKNPWVVADRNKRAARVLRRYNAKSVTQPQQQNSSAATMQQTFNAPPQSSQTGSYQPPPLSQTSSQQPGQTASQHPGPSSQTSTHQPQTSLPPKLRPKLQTTKKPVWHI from the exons ATGAAAACGACAGGAAGTGGTCCAAAGGATAAGGGAAAGGGGATAATGCCAACGAACCGACAAGGTGGATCCCAAATCAG GAATGAGCAGTTGGGTTACATTGATCTTGCAATATGGATGGGGGGAAAGTTTGTTTTCAATAAGGGGGAAACTGATTATGTTGGTGGGAAGTTGTATACTAGATTGACAGTGTGGTTGCATGAGTTAACTGTTTTTAGTTTGAGGGAGCTTGTAATGAAAGGGATGAGTGGAACTATAGGGAGGATTATTGAGAATTTCAGTGTATGGTTTAGGCTACATGGGATGAATTTGACTAAGGGTAGGAAGATTATACACACTCATGATGATATAGGGAGGTTATTGGAGACAAAAGATGGGTCTAACAGGGTGATTTTGTACATTATTGAGGAATCCAAACCAGCTTTTATTGGCCCATCTGTTACCTACCAAACTGCCAACTTTAAACCACCAAGACCACTGAAACAAGCTACACAAAGCAATCCTTCTGGGCCACAAAGAACACTGACCCAGCCCATTACAACCAAACCTGCTGGCCCATCAACAGTGACCCTAAAACAAGTGAAAATGGAACCACTTCAGTCAAAGTTTTCCCTAGTTAGGAGAAGCCCAAGGCTTGGTTTTGATCCTGATGTGATTTACATGGGAAAGGGTACAGGGCCAAGTGAGAATCCATCCACTGTAAAAGAACCCAACAAAACCCAATTAAAAAAGCCAATTGCTTCAGCCACTGTCAAAGCAAGTGTTCCTAAACCTATTCCCTCAAATATATCTTCAGTTGATCCTCACACTCCAAGTACAGAACCAACAGAAATCCCTCCTCATACCACCACCACTCCCACAAAACCTTTAAAAACACCTCTGCCTGCAAACCCACCTCTTCTTAGTCCAGATTTGAAGACCTCTACCCCTAGGAGAAAGAGTGTAGCACAGAAGGGGAAAAAGGTCAAAGGAAAAGCAGGAAAAGTAGGGAAGAAAAAGgggaaaggaaagaaaaaggatCCTGGGGACTGTTTATTTGAAAATGATGAGTTTGGTGATTGGTCTGAAAGTGATTCAGACTTTTCAGATTTAGATGTGGAGTTTGAACCAGGGGAAGAGGACAGAAAACAACTAGAGGAGGATGAGTTGTTCTGTGAGCCATTGTCTACTGTGTTGAGGGGAAATAAGAGGGTAGATAAGGTTGCAGCACCTGAGGTGGAAGAACAAGTGGATCTAGAACATGAGGTGGATTATGATTCAGAGGAGCTTAGAAGTCTTTGTGGTTCAGATGATGAAGTAGATCCATACCCTACCTTTAATCCAGAGTCAGACTTCAAGAAAAAGATTGTGCTCAGTTTGGGTTTAAAGTTCCCGAGTGTTCATGCTGTTAGGAAAGCGATAAGGTATCATTCGATCGAGAACCACTACGATTACTACCTTCTTCATAATGGAAGGAAGAGGGTGAGTGTGTATTGTAGGTATAGATGTAGTTTTCCATGGGATAAAAAGCATGCAAAGCTTGTAAAGTGTGTGTGTGATGATCCACATAAGTGTAGGTTTAAGATTCATGTGAAGAAACTAAGGATGGAAGAAACGTTTCAGATCAAGTCTTTAAGGTTAAAGCATACTTGTGGTGTGGTTCattcaagttctaaaatcaCATCGGAGTGGTTAGCTGAGAAGTATTTGGAGGAGTGGAGGTCAGAACCATATTGGAGGCTTGTTAAGTTTAGGGAAAGGGTTTACAAGGAAACGGGGCTACATATTGGATACTACAAGTCATGGTTTGCTAGGGCTAGAGCCAAATTGATTCTGTATGGGGATGCTGCAGATGAGTATGCTGCTGTGTATGACTATGGGTATGCAATTCTTCAATACAATCCTGGTTCTTCAGCCTATGTACAATGCCAGATTAGAGACAACCCCACTCCGTTCTTTCAAAGATTGTACGTCTGTTTTGAGGCTCTCAAAGTGGGTTTTAAGAATGGATGTAGGCCCCTGATTGGAGTAGATGGTTGTCACCTTAAAGGGGCTCATCCAGGAATGATCTTAGTGGCTGTGAGCAAAGATGGAAATAACAATATTTTTCCCGTAGCTTGGGCAGTGGTGGAAGTTGAGAATGCTGACAGTTGGACATGGTTTCTTGATTTGCTGATGAAGGACATAGGACACCATGACGGAGAAGGATTGACTCTTATGTCTGATAGGCAAAAG GGACTATTGGATGCTATATCTGTTGTGAGTTCAAAAGCCGAGGTCAGATTTTGTGCTAGACACATATGGGCTAACTTCAAGAATAAATTCAGTGGCACAGCCTATAAGGACCTGTTTTGGGCAGCAGCAAGATCAACAACTAAG CATTGGCATGATTCTTACATGGCTGAAATCAAAGAGCTAAACGAGGATGCATATAACTACTTGAGTGACATACCTCCTGTTCATTGGTGTAGACATGCATTTGGATCGAATTCTAGGTCTAACATGTTGCTCAACAACCTTTGTGAGACATTTAATGCTGTGATAAGGGAAGCTAGGGATAAACCAATAATAACCTGCCTAGATTGGATTAGGAGGTACGTAATGAGAAGGAATGCTGAGAAGTGGGAGGGTATTCAAAAGTATGAGGGGAGGTTTATGCCATTTGTTGAGAAGGTTTTAGCTTGGGTTTATGAAGCATCTTTGAATTGTATAGTCTGTCCTTCTAGATTAGATGAGTGGGAGGTGGAAACTGCTTTTGATAGGCATGTGGTAGATTTGAAGGAGTTGACATGCACATGCTTTAGGTGGGAGTTAACGGGAATACCATGTCCACATGCTTATGCATGTATTGTGAAGAAGAGGTGGAGGCCTGAAGATTTTGTTCATGAGTGTTACTCAAAGGCCAAATACTTTGCAACTTACTCGCCTCATATCAAGCCAATGCCCGGGATGAAGCAGTGGAAGAAAACAGATTTGCCTCGACCTTTGCCTCCACTGTTAAGGAAAATGCCAGGAAGGCCTAAGTCACataagagaaagaaagaagcaGGTGAGGATGCTGATGAGAGGTTTGTGAAGCGAGGGAAAAAGCCGAATAACTGCTCAAACTGTAAACAACCAGGCCACAACAAGAGAAAGTGCAATAATCCACCTGGTGTTATTCAACCCAAGGAACCAGGGAGGGATCCCTCCAAGAACCCATGGGTTGTTGCTGACAGAAACAAGAGGGCTGCAAGAGTTTTAAGG AGGTATAATGCTAAATCAGTCACTCAACCACAGCAACAAAACTCAAGTGCAGCTACCATGCAACAGACATTTAATGCTCCACCTCAATCCAGTCAGACAGGGAGTTATCAACCTCCTCCACTCAGTCAGACCTCAAGTCAGCAACCAGGTCAGACAGCAAGTCAGCATCCAGGTCCATCCAGCCAAACATCAACTCATCAGCCTCAAACATCACTCCCTCCAAAACTCAGACCCAAATTGCAGACAACAAAGAAACCAGTGTGGCATATTTAA